The genomic stretch ATTCGTATTCGGCTTTTTCGGGGCCGCTACTGCCGCCTTCTTCGGCGGTGATTTTGTGCTGGGGATAGGCTTCCTGCAGGATTTCGCGGACGATTTCCTCGGCAGTGCGGTCTATGTCGGAAACGAAATCGTTGAAGGCCTTGCTGTCGATTTTAACTGCGGGCAGGGTGTTGGCGGCACGTAGCATCATGTCGCCGGCGCGGCGGGCGGCTTTGACAGCGGTGTTGAGGACGGGATTCATATTTCTCCGATTTGGCTGGTGAGGGCAGGCTGCTGCTGGCAGGCTACCTGAAAATGGAAAGGCTGCGCCGGAAACGGCAGCCGATGTTGGGGCGGCATTATACCTTGGGCGGCAGACGGGCAAAAGCGCCCGGGCTTTAAATCGGCAGCGGCGGCCTTATTTGATTGGCATGCGGGAATTTGCCTGCCTTGTTTGATAAAGGAATTTAATGATGACAGCTTTGCTGATTATTCTGGCACTGGTGTTGCTGCTAGCGGGTTTGGCGGGCGCAATACACCCGCTGCTGCCGGGGATGCCGCTGATGTTTGCGGGCACTTGGCTCTTGGCCTACAGCCAGAATTACGAGGTTATCGGCACCACGGCGCTGACGGTGTTGGGGCTGATTATGGCGCTGGCCTGGACGCTGGATTATATGGCGGGGCTGCTGGGGGCGAAGTTTACCGGGGCAAGCAAACAGGCGCTGTGGGGCTCGTTGGCGGGCGGCGTTGTGGGGCTGTTTTTTGCGCTGCCGGGCATGGTGCTGGGCCCGCTGGTTGGCGCGGCAATGGGAGAATTTGCGGCGCAACGCAACTTGTGGGCGGCTGGCAAAGTGGGGCTGGGCACGCTCTTGGGCTTTGTGGCGGGCGTGGTGGCGAAGTTGGGCTGTGCGCTGGTGGTGCTGTTTAGCATTTTCGGGCTGTATGTGTATTATTGGTTGAGTTAAAGTTTCAGGTAGCCTGTTGCCAAGCAGAGGCTACCTGAAAACGGAAAATGGCCGATTAAACGCTTTTAGGTAGCCTCCAGCCTGTTTAGCATTACCCTTTTAACTGGCTCAAGGCTACCTGAAAAAAATTTTGCAATGGAATGAGAAACACATGATTGGTTTGATGATTATCACGCATGAAACGCTGGGCGAGTCGTACACCAAGCTGGCCCGGCATTTTTTCAAGCAGATGCCGGCGCATTTGGCAATTGTGGGAGTGAACCCGGATGAAGATGTGGACGTGGCCGCCGCTCGAGCCCAAGCGGAAGCGGAGCGTTTGGCGTTTGCCGACGGTATTTTGCTTTTAGCCG from Eikenella exigua encodes the following:
- a CDS encoding DUF456 domain-containing protein, which gives rise to MMTALLIILALVLLLAGLAGAIHPLLPGMPLMFAGTWLLAYSQNYEVIGTTALTVLGLIMALAWTLDYMAGLLGAKFTGASKQALWGSLAGGVVGLFFALPGMVLGPLVGAAMGEFAAQRNLWAAGKVGLGTLLGFVAGVVAKLGCALVVLFSIFGLYVYYWLS